The nucleotide sequence CAACGGCGAGGACCAGCATGGAAAGGATTCGAGGACAAAAAACCGGTTGAGGAATCGGTGGCATGGGCTGTTTCCTTCTGTTGCAGGGTCTTCGAGCGGCCGACTGCCCGCTGCCCGCTTCGCACCCTGCACATGAGATGCTACCATATCCGGCCGGAGGCGACGATGACCGACATGATGCGGGCACTGGTGTTTGAAGGCCCCAATCGGATGAACCTGCGTCAGATCCCGCGGCCCCGGCCCGGGCCGGGCGAAGTGCTGATTCGCGTCCATGCGACGGCCATCTGCGGTACGGACATCCGCATCTTCACCGGTCGCAAAACGCGAGAGATCCGGCATGGTCATCCCATCGGGCATGAGTGCGCCGGGACGGTCGCCGCCGTCGGGGCGGGAGTCACGGGGTATACGTCGGGCGAGCCGGTGGCCGTGTGTGTGGTGGTGTCGTGCGGCCAGTGCGAGTACTGCCGGGCCGACCGCGAAAACCTGTGTGACACGCGATACACCCTGGGTTACGCGACGGACGGGTCGTTCGCCGAGTACATGCTCATTCCGGCTCTGGCCGTTTCACGCGGCAACCTGTTTCATCTGCCGCCGCAGATCCCGATGGAGATGGCCCCCTTGCTCGAGCCGATAGCCTGCTGTCTGAACGGCCAGCATGAAATGGGGCTTGGCCAAGATAAGGGCGTCAAGGACGGCCGTCCCCAGTCGCTGCTTATCTTCGGGGCCGGGCCGATCGGCCTGATCCATTTGATGCTGGCCAAGGCCAAGGGCGTGAGGCCGATCACCGTAGTTGAGCCGGTGGCTCATCGCCGCGAGCTGGCCGGGCGGTTCGGGGCCGATGAGGTCGTCTCGCCCGATCAATTCGTTGTTGCCGCGAGATTCGACGCCGCCATCCTGGCCGTGGGCGTTCCGGAGCTGGTGAATGTCGCATTGCGGGCGGTCAAGAAAACGGGCAGAATCAGTCTTTTCGCAGGTTTCAGTGGCGGCGCAACGGCAACCATCGATCCGAATGCCGTCCATTACGGCCAGATCACCATATCAGGCGCCTCCGAATCCCGCCGCCGTGATTTTGCCGAAGCCATGTCCCTGGTCCAACGAGGCATCATCGACCCGGCTTTGCTGCTGACGCATCGGTTCTCTCTCGATCAGTACGAGCAGGCGTTTCGCGTTGCGGGGGATGGAACGGCGGTGAAGGTGATATTTGAGATCTAATGGCCGGTCCGATATTATGAGCGGTCAGGCCGGGGTCGTCCGTCGCCGAGGCTGACGGGCGAAACCGTTGCCTTTGTGCAAGCTCAGCGAGGCAGTGTCAACGAATGGGCAAATGCGGCGGACGTGCCAGCGCGATTGACCGAATCGGCCCGGAGGCCGAGCGGATGCAGCTTTTCACGACGGTGCGGTACGGCAAGATGGGGCTGATCGGCGAGTTCTCGTACCCACCGAACCTTGACTTCACCTGCGGCGGCAAGCTGGTGATTTCGACTGATCGGGGGCTTGAGATTGGCGAGCACGTGCCGCTGACGTGCACCGGATGCGAACGACAGATTCGCCGGGAGCAGATTGAAGCCTACACGCAAGCCAGTAGTGGTGACGAGACCTATCGATTCAAGAACGGTCGTATTCTTCGCGAGGCGACCGAAGCCGACTTGGCCGAGTTCAGACACATTCAGGCGACCACGCCCCAGAAACTGGCCATTGCCTCGAAGCTGGCCGCGGAATACGGGCTCGATATGAAGATCGTGGATTGCGAGCAGATCCTCGGCGGCGAGCGAATCATCCTGTTTTTCATGTCCGAGCAGCGGGTTGATTTCCGGCAACTGGTTCGACGGCTGGCATCCGAGTTTCAGACGCGGATCGAGATGCGGCAGGTCGGGGCGCGCGACGAGGCGCGGTTGCTCGCGGATTATGAAACGTGCGGGCGAGAGTGCTGCTGCAAGAACTTTCTGAAGACTCTCAAGCCCATCACCATGTCCATGGCCAAGCTCCAGAAGACTACCCTTGACCTGGCGAAGGTCAGCGGTCGGTGCGGACGGCTCAAGTGCTGCTTGCGATACGAGCACGAGACATACGACGCGCTGAACAAGAAGTTGCCGCGCAACAACAGTTGGGTCCGCACACCCGCAGGCATCGGGAAGGTCATGGATCGTCAGATCATCACCCAGTTGGTGAGAATCCGGATGGAGGACGACCGCATTGTCGTCGTTCCTGCCGAGGAGATCCTGGAGACGAACCTGCCGGCGCCTCCGCCCAGGCCGCCTGGGGATGAGAGGGGTAACGGTTCTAGTTCTCAGCGAGATCGTCGCGAGGCGCCGGCCCCATCGGACCGCCGGCTGTTGCGCACACTCGTGCCCAAATATGATGAGCCGACCGAGGAGGATGTTCCGATCGAGCAGGTTCAAGCGGACTCGCCTCTTCCCGAAAAGCCAGGCCCGGCTGTCGAAACCCAGCCGGACAGTTTGCCCAAGGGCCCGGAGGCCGGCCAGAAGATCCAGGAACCATCCGACAATCTGCGGCAACAACGTCATGGCCGACGAGGCCGCCGATCGCGTAGACGTGGTCGACGAAACCGGCCGGGGCGTGGCCCGGACGGCGGATCGAGCGGCGGGACGGAGGGCGGTTCAGCCAAGGTCTAGCGATGCCCCAACGACCGAAGAAACCCATTGAAGAGGTCGTCGCGGAGTTGGGCCGCTATCCGTTAGAGGCCTTCATCTTCATGCAGGAGTGCATCGGAGCGGCCTCGGAGCAGGTCCACGGGCCGATGACCCCCGAGGAGAGCGTCGTGGCCGGGTGGATGGATCGGCACAACGTCGATCTGGAGACGCTTTGTCGCTTGAGTGAAACCGGTTCGCTTCCCCCGGATATCGCGGACATTCTTGCGAAGATCGGGGGGCCGGAAAAGATGAACCGCCACGTGACCGGCCAGCAGCTATGCTGGGCGGTTCGCGACGTTGCCCTGAGCCGCTACGGGCTGATGGCCCGAAGCGTCTTGGCCAAGTGGAACATCAGGCGGACAGAGGACATCGGAGCGATCATTTTTGCGCTGGTCGAGAATGACTGGCTGAAGAAGCTCCCCAGCGACAAGATCGAGGATTTCCAGGACGTATACTCGTTCGATGAGGTATTTGAACCTGATTACCGGTCTGGGGGTGAATGACGTATTGTCGTCACCCTCTTGAGGTCCCCACATTCACGTCCTGTGCCCGTTCGTTTGGTAAGGCGAGCGTCGCCACCGCTGCGAGGACACAGTCGGCAACGGGTCTTCGTCTCGGTTTGTGAAATAACCGAGGTTGGAAGCAGCCATGCGGCTCAGGCGACGGGAACCAGGGATGCCCCATAACTGCCGCGACGGATGGGCACAAACCTGGAGATGATTTCTGTCCGGTTTACCAGAGGACGCGTCGACACCAACCGATATCTATAGCGCACCAATGACCACCCGGCGAGATATCGGGGTGCTGAGACGATGAATGATTGGCTGGATGCCGAGAGTCGCGTGGAGCGGGCGCTGCAGCTTAGCGAGGCGCAACAGTGGAGTGAGGCCTTGCGGGAGCTGGAGGCGGCCATCGCCATCAACCCGAACGATCCGATCTGGCATGCTCAGCGAGGTCAGATTCTGGACCAGCTTGAGAATTACGACTCGGCGGTAGAGGCGTATCGTCAGGCGCTTGATCTTGACCCGGAACACCTTGGCATCAAAACGGCCTTGGCCATCGACA is from Phycisphaerae bacterium and encodes:
- a CDS encoding alcohol dehydrogenase catalytic domain-containing protein; translation: MTDMMRALVFEGPNRMNLRQIPRPRPGPGEVLIRVHATAICGTDIRIFTGRKTREIRHGHPIGHECAGTVAAVGAGVTGYTSGEPVAVCVVVSCGQCEYCRADRENLCDTRYTLGYATDGSFAEYMLIPALAVSRGNLFHLPPQIPMEMAPLLEPIACCLNGQHEMGLGQDKGVKDGRPQSLLIFGAGPIGLIHLMLAKAKGVRPITVVEPVAHRRELAGRFGADEVVSPDQFVVAARFDAAILAVGVPELVNVALRAVKKTGRISLFAGFSGGATATIDPNAVHYGQITISGASESRRRDFAEAMSLVQRGIIDPALLLTHRFSLDQYEQAFRVAGDGTAVKVIFEI
- the ricT gene encoding regulatory iron-sulfur-containing complex subunit RicT, whose protein sequence is MGKCGGRASAIDRIGPEAERMQLFTTVRYGKMGLIGEFSYPPNLDFTCGGKLVISTDRGLEIGEHVPLTCTGCERQIRREQIEAYTQASSGDETYRFKNGRILREATEADLAEFRHIQATTPQKLAIASKLAAEYGLDMKIVDCEQILGGERIILFFMSEQRVDFRQLVRRLASEFQTRIEMRQVGARDEARLLADYETCGRECCCKNFLKTLKPITMSMAKLQKTTLDLAKVSGRCGRLKCCLRYEHETYDALNKKLPRNNSWVRTPAGIGKVMDRQIITQLVRIRMEDDRIVVVPAEEILETNLPAPPPRPPGDERGNGSSSQRDRREAPAPSDRRLLRTLVPKYDEPTEEDVPIEQVQADSPLPEKPGPAVETQPDSLPKGPEAGQKIQEPSDNLRQQRHGRRGRRSRRRGRRNRPGRGPDGGSSGGTEGGSAKV